The Coregonus clupeaformis isolate EN_2021a chromosome 35, ASM2061545v1, whole genome shotgun sequence genome includes the window atctgtgtgctcgattttatacacctgtcagcaatgggtgtggctcaaatagccaaatctactcattttaaggggtgtccacatacctttggccttGTAGtgtagcttgctagttagctagcacacGGTGTCCCCGCCGCATGTGTACTGGAGTCCTCCatatgactagctagctagcacaccaTGTCCTTCGCCCCCACCTGCGGAACACCTTCCCTTGCCATCATTaacagcagtggtggaaaaagtacccaattgtcatacttgagtaaaagtaaagataacataatagaaaatgactcaagtaaaagtgaaagtcacccagtaactcctacttgagtaaaagtctaaaagtatttggttttaaatgtacttaagtatcaaaagtaaatgtaattgctcaaatataattaagtatcaaaagtaaaagtataaatcatttcaaattccttatattaagcaaaccagacgcaCCATTTTCtagttaataaaaaaaaaaaattatggatagccaggggcaccctccaacactcagatataatttacaaacgaagcatgtgtttagtgagtccgccagatcataggcagtagggatgaccagggatgttatcttgataagtgtgtgataagcattcaaaatgtaacgagaaCTTCGGCCACCACAATGTCAGGGAAATGTATAGAGTAAAacgtacataattttctttaggaatgtaatgaagtaaaagtaaaagttgtcaaaaatataaatagtaaagtacagatacccaaaaaaaactacttaagaagtactttcatgttttttttttttacttaagtactttacaccactgactaacagaactgcgggaaaacaGTGCCAGACAGGCGGGGTCGAAGGACGTTGTCGCGCTCccctcttcttcttcagtggggtttataggCGGTTGGCATCAAACGTTATAGCGCTCCCGCCTGTCCTAGCAATTGCACCTTTCTCACCCAAGCAACTGTTCTATTGTTCGAAGGCGTTCGTAGATGCAGTAAAAGAGTCAATGCACGTTCCATTGACCAgattggcgcacattcaacaaatttgatctaacaaagtggatattcgtcaaaATGATTTAtatattgtaacaggcccacaatgtgatTACTTAAGTGAGATTTTGATATTGTACCTTTTCAGATTTAGAAGAAGTGACCGCTAAATGCTAGCTCCCGTTCGTATAAActggttagcatagctagcatacataaatcggtggtggtagtcaaatTCGGTTTTAACTGTAATACAGTTGATTGGTaatgatgacatgaacatgtgttggggttgacatccatacaagcattatactccaATTTTACCTCAACATATTGTGAAATACACTTATAAACAACAGCCTAAATGTAAGCTAATTTTGCTGGTGGGAAGGAGGTGACTCGGGATCTTTCCCCCACGCGTTTCCATGGCAATTCCAGTGTTTAGGTCAAGTTCGATTGACCTTTCAGAGATATTAGAGAAAGAGGTGATAGGAATCCCATTCGGCAACGAATGGAAACCCGTATAACGCCCCACCCAGGCAaactgtcgaccaatcgcgttcagTTGCCATTCTGCGTCACGCGGTTGTTAAACTCATCGTCACGCAATCCTTTCTCAAAATCAGGGTATGAGTCGAGAAACCTGTTTATTATTTCGTCGAAAGTACGCAATGTCACGATTCCATAGCTATACACTATTACAGatagcaagttaattatctcacatcttgGAAAATATTTttaatgttgtacttcttgtggACGAAATTCATGCTTGCTAAAGTCGACAGCCGGTCACCCATCAGCGAACTAATCCGCACAACGTGTGCTAATGGCAAactgtttagctagctaggtagctatgctcgccaatccagaaaatgtcatttgtaggctagctagctagctgctattaCACATTTACAATCCAGATTTGACTAGCGAGTTCCTTGAACTAGTAATCTAGCTAAATGTCATATGAATATTATATGGTGGATTGAACGAGTTGTTCACGCTCAGTTTTCCACTGCTTGGCAAACTGTCAACCCAGCACATCCAAGAAAGAATGCAAGATTGAGACTTGCTGAAAGCTGCTGCAGCTGAACTCATTTTCATTATCTGATTTCAAAGATATTTGGAACTAATTGAATTTGCTGCTACAATGTATCACTTTAAGTAGTCGACTAAACCGAACTCCACGAATTACAGTGGAGTTGAGCGGCAACTGGAGCTCTGACGTCACATGATGAAAAACTAATAATTTCTCGCAAGTACACAGAACAGTGTACAGTCTGCCCACACTTAATTGCCGCTCAACTCCATCGTAAATCGTGGAGTTGAGTTTAATCGTCTACACTGTAAATTAACATGAAAACAATTGGGAAATTTTAACATTGGAGAACATACAGAAAGTTCAGTAGCTGTCTCTTTccttattttttaaatacatatTGTTGGTTGAGCCTCACAAGCAAGCTGTACAACTAGCTAGACCAACATTTTGAAACGAGTTTCCCTAATTTCCAGTGTGAGCCCTACACAGAGTCTGTTCTGTAACGTTACAAATGTCAAAGTAGATTGTGAAATTTAGCCTGAACAAAATGAATAGGCTCAGCACAAGCAAGCTGATGATATAGCTTTATGGTCATACCGAAATTACGTGCAATGAGATTAAGTGTCAGTTTACAGTGAAATATCCCATCATGTATGCTATATCCAGGCCAACCACATTGCTGAGTGATTGAGATGGTACAAAGTGTGCAGCAAATGCGCTATAGAGACGCTAAATTGTTCTTAccatctctctttttctttaGGAGACTCACCGTCTGTATAAACAGAAGCTTGAGGAGGTCTCCAAGCTACAAGACAGCTGCTCCCATGCCATAGCACGACAGAGGAATAAATTAAAAGAGCTCATAGTGTCACTGGGAGACTGAGTAGCAAGCGCAGTTGATGTACTCGGACATGGAACCTCACCTTTTTCAATGTTATTTAGTAATAACAGTGTAATAGACCTCACTGTAGTCATCATTCTGGTTATTCTGTTGGTCAGCTTTGTACTTATTACTAAATCATGTTAACCTTTTCCTCTTTAGATGCAAAGAAACAATGAGTACAGAGGAAATTAATGTGATAGATGGGATCCAGGAATCTATCAAGGACAGTTTAGCTTGATACAAGTTGGCTCTCTACTAGAAAAGCAAGTTTGTCTCTTTTTTAGAGAAGATTTGTAGATAATTATTTTCTTGATCAAATTCACATTTGTTATTCACTAAAACAACTGCCCAAGAACAAATTTAATTTAAAatgttcttctctccctcctttgcTGTTCAGGTTATACCTCAGTCTCGTTCTTGGGATTGTGAATGTAACACTACTCAACAAACACTCCAAGTAAGCGCTTTTCAGTCTTTTAACAAATGTATTGCAATAGAATAATAATATCATAACATGACAATGAGAACTCATACTCTAACTGTGTGAGCTTCTTTGTGAACATAACAGatgctttctctcttctctcgccACCAGATTTACCTACAAAGATGAATATGAGAAATTCAAATTGGTCCTCACTGTCCTACTCCTCTTCTTCTCATTCACATGTCGCTTTGTATTTAGTTACAGGTGAGTAACCTCACATATGTAGAGCCTGACCgatactgtatatgttttttggGGTCCGATACGGATTAGATTTTTTTAGGGGACAAAATTTACCAATACAGATATATCTCCCGATATACTGTTTTACAGCAGGGAAATGAAAAAGTGTCCTTTTTCCACACTCAATTCTCATAAATTGCCATCCAAAAGAGCAATTGTCGAAGAAATATGCTACAAATGTTGATTTGTTACATTGTGACAATAATGACACATCATGAGAATGGCCACAAGTGTTCAGATAAGTATGAGATTCCCTTTTTTCATCCTATTTATTGAATATCGGTTATCGTGGATTTATCGGCCAATACCGATATAGCGTTAAAAGGCCAATATCGGTCGGGCTCTACTCATATGCCATTTTACTCACTCACAATCCATATCAGGAGTATTGCCTAAAATTTTAACGTATTAAAAACCCACTATTGTATTATTAGCTGTAATATATTGTTATTATGCACTAATACCTATACATTCCTATTTTGTCCTTTTTGTCTTTGACTTTGAACTATTTGTGGTTGTGTCCGTCTTTGTTTGGTAGAGCCTTAGACGCTCACTTCAACTTCCTGCTGGTGTGGTACTACTGCACGCTGACCATCCGGGAGAGTATCCTCATTAGCAACGGCTCCAGGTTTGTAATCAACCTCAGGGTCTGTAGGCAACCTTCAGGCCATTATCCACTTCATACTGTGTGTATTTGCATTCAGCTGAAGACACtgcaccactgtgtgtgtgccctATACAAGTGGTCCAATGAAACAGAACACTAGTGTCTGTGTCAGCCTCATTACATGGAGGCATGTTGATGCTGCTTTGTCTCCCCAGCATATGCAGTCTCTTGTGTGACACACAAGGATGCTTTGTTTCCACTATAAATTGATGTTCTATACGATACTATTTTGCTTTGTCGTCTGCCGTGTACCTGCACTGTGTGATGTAAAAATCCCTCACAGTGTAAAAATCCTCACAATTCAATTGTGTGAGGAATTTTACGCTGTAAGGATATTTACATCACACACTGCAGTCTGGAATTGATACTAACTACTGTATTTGTACAATCCTGCATTGATAATACACTTACATCTATAACTCACACGTACTGTCCGTTGTGGCTATTTATTCGCTGTgacttgtttgtttgttgtttcagGATCAATGGTTGGTGGGTGTTTCATCACTATGTGTTCTGCTTCCTGTATGGAGTGATGCTGACTTAGTAAGTGCACCCTTACCACTGAGACCACAGGGAACAGTACCGggtcagacatttacattacatttacgtcatttagcagacgctcttatccagagcgacttacaaattggtgcattcaccctatagccagtgggttaaccactttacaatatttgtttgtatttttatatttttaaattttattttgtattttatttatgttatatatatatatatatttttttttttgggggggtagaaggattactttatcctatcccaggtattccttaaagaggtggggtttcaaatgtctccggaaggtggtgagtgactccgctgtcctggcgtcgtgagggagcttgttccaccattggggtgccagagcagcgaacagttttgactgggctgagcgggaactatgcttccgcagaggaaggggagccagcaggccagaggtggatgaacgcaatgccctcgtttgggtgtagggactgatcagagcctgaaggtacggaggtgccgttcccctcactgctccataggcaagccaGACCTTCCTTTGCCTCCAggacagcctgaattcttcggggcatggattctacaaggtgtcggaagtgttccacagggatttCAGGAACAATGTTCCCAAACGCTGTGGCGTTCAATCGTTGCTCAaatggtatcaagggacctaacgtgtgctaggaaaacattccccacaccagtataccaccgccaccagcctataccattgacaccaggcaggatgggtccatggactcatgctgcttatgccaaatcctgactttgacatcagcatgacgcaacaggaactgggattcgtcggaccaggaaatgtttttccactcctcaattgtgttggggatcgcgtgcccactggagccgcttttcttgtttttagctgataggagttgaacccggtgtggtcgtctgctgaaATAGCTCATCCGAGAAAAGGATCGATGAGTTgtgtgttccgagatgccgttctgcacacgaCTGTTGTACAGCGTCGTTATTTTTCTGTTTGTgacccgcctgttagcttgcatgattttttccattctccttcgacctctctcatcaacaagctgtttttgcccacaggactgctgctgactagatcttttttgtttgtcgcaccattctcagtaaaccctagacactgtgcgtgaaaagcccaggatggtggccgtttctgagatactggatctggcgtgcctggcaccgacgatcataccacgctcaaagtcgcttaggtcactcgttttgcccattctaacgttcaatcgaacagtaactgaatgtctcgatgcctgtctgcctgctttatatagcaagccactgCCACGTGActtactgtctgtaggagcgatccattttcgtgaacggggtacCTAATAAACTGCAATATGATATCACTCAACTAAATGGCTGCGCATGTGATCCAATTAAACACAAGGGAGAAATGAAAACCAGCTGACACTGTAGCCCCAGAGGCCTGGAGTTTAGCATGTTACCAAATGCACACTTTTATGTCATATTTATGAGTGCACAAGACAAGAAGAACACATTAGGTAGCTTGTTGACTCTTGACCCAAATGCATATTTTTACCCCCTGATTGGCCAGAATGGAATTTTCACCATACTACTTATACATATCTAACTGCCCTGTCCGTCCTACAGTCCGGAAGGCATACTGTACCAGATGTTCAGGAATCAGTTCCTCGCCTACTGCTTGTACCAAAGTAAGACACAACTGTAATATCTTTAAGTGAGAGATAAAATGACTATGGAGTGGCATACAATTGTTTTTATCTGAGGCTAACATTATTCAAAACAAATGGCACAATTCAACTTTTGAATAGGAATTTCAATTAATTAATCTTCTAAATTAAAATGGGATTGACCTGAAACCTGGGGAGAAGTAGAACAGTCTCAGTATTAATACAGTATACTTCTGTTGTGTTTTCTGTGCCAAATAGGTTTTGTCCAGTTTCTCCAGTACTATTACCAGAGTGGCTGTCTGTACAGACTTCGAGCCCTGGGAGAGAGTCACAACATGGATTTGCCAGTTGGTGAGAGAGAAGTCACGCATTGTTGTGTGTCATCATGACTACTCACTGATCACATGTGTTTAAGAGGAACATGACCAAAATGACAAAAACgcatcctcctccatcactcctcaTTGACCTGATATCAGGGCATCATCAACACATAGATTGCAGCTGTATACATAGTACATGTTTACTGGTATTGTAtagtacatgtttattatatatgtattccatatacactgctcaaaaaaataaagggaacacttaaacaacacaatgtaactccaagtcaatcacacttctgtgaaatcaaactgtccacttaggaagcaacactgattgacaatacatttcacatgctgttgtgcaaatggaatagacaacaggtggaaattataggcaattagcaagacacccccaataaaggactggttttgcaggtggtgaccacagaccacttctcagttcatatgcttcctggctgatgttttggtcacttttgaatgctggcggtgctttcactctagtggtagcatgagacggagtctacaacccacacaagtggctcaggtagtgcagctcatccaggatggcacatcaatgcgagctgtggcaagaaggtttgctgtgtctgtcagcgaaGTGTCCAGaccatggaggcgctaccaggagacaggccagtacatcaggagacgtggaggaggccgtaggagggcaacaacccagcagcaggactgctacctccgcctttgtgcaaggaggagcaggaggagcactgccagagccctgcaaaatgacctccagcagggtgGTATTTTAGGGTATTGAAAGTACCAAAGTTATTTCTGGATATTGATGTCACTGCACTTGTATGCCTTGCGCAAGAGGGAGGGCGACACCTCTGTGTTCTATGTGTTTGTAGTTCTGGCAGCTCTACAATGTCCTAACACTGTTCAGGATGGCCCAGCTCCCGGAGTGTAGAAAGTGGCAGGTCAGTGCATTTCACAGATGCTCTTTTCATTTCACAGATAAAAGTAATGAAACTTGACAACTTCCTTTATTGACAATGTCAATATCAATGTGTCAAGCTCCTTATGTGTCTCATGTATTTTGTTGCCAGTCAAAATGAAAGTGAACATTTGCTACTTTATTCCTAACCTGTCCTCACTCCCCACCCTCCAGGTCTTCATGTGTGGCTGCTCCTACCTCGTGTTGTTTATGGGGAACTTCTCCACCACACTTGGTGTGGTCTACCATAAGTACATCCACAACATAGAGAAAGATAACTGGACATTGTTACGAACCCAACTATTTATTCAAAATAATATGTGCCAAAGGTGTTTTATACTAATGTACTTTTTATGTCTATTTTATAAATTTGTCTTGTAAACATGTACATTTTTCTGTTGCACCTTTTTAtcaaatgtgttttgtttctgaGAAATGCAGCTTGTCACTTTCAGCATCACCCAAGATTTAATAGTGTGTGAGATTACCAGAATGGGTCTGAGATATTACAGGTCATGCACTGACAATCACTAAACTGTCTGTAAATATTCAGCTGTGTCAAGAGAGCTCACTCTGCAATAATAAGCCGCTAGCTGAGTCTGCTTTGTTCATTTTGTCTAAACGTTTCATTATGAGACTGCCACGtgcattactacattactactggTATGTTAGGGATATGTTAACAATATTACTTTCTTCTTCTTGACTGATACTATTTTGTGGATGGATAGTGTTCATCCTGATGATTTGATACGGTGGCTGATATCGAAATGAGCTCTAGGAGCTTTCAGGGACATGGTGGTATCACATTTCTCTGATTATATTTTTTAAAGCACAGTGTACATAAACCACTGGCACGTGAGAGGCATGGCACGTGGGCGCACAATAATGACGTAGAAGCAATTTGACTCTGATATTGTGCTGGGATACAGTCAGGAGCAGCTTGAAGGTAAAATTAACTAATTTGTTAGACTTAAATTAGTATTGTGTTGTACTGCAACCTTATGCTTTGTTCAAATATGGTTAAACGTTATGAATTTGACGTTGCCTTCCAAGCAGACAACGTACAGCCTAGATACAAGATCCTTTAGGCAaagcttagctaacgttagctgcttTGAACAGATTACACAACTGTGCTCCACTCTTTTGTAAGGTTTTTGGGTTACCTAAATGGGGGAAGACAAAGCCAGACTTTCGAAAGAATTAGTAAACTCAATCTTGTCAACTATCTTATTGATACATTGAACATTATAGCAGCATGTCTCTTTTTTTATTAACTGACAATTTATGTTGCCAAAAATGGGTATCTGCCACACTTGATGAAGTGCATGGAAGTAGCAGCAAGCTTGCCAACTATCCATTTGGTTTCCAACCAACCACAGATATTTGTGGAAGTGTAGGAAACAATGTATTTTATCAGTACAGTAGTGAAGTGTGCACCAGTGAGTTTCTATTAGTTGTAACTATTATTGAAATAATATTTAACTATTTGAATAGTTATTTGTCAGTTTGCATTTGTTTTCATTGAATTGACCCCAGATAACAACAGACTGAATGCTATAATACGGTAAATGTGATGCATGCAACATAAGTAATCTATGAAAACTGACAGAACTTAATGGAAGTACCAGGTGTATGAGACTGTAGCTTTCAGTTGTTTTCTTTATCCATAGCATGCTGTATGTATGGACTGCAGTTCAAAAGAACAATGTGTACATTTTGCTCACATTTGTCCTTATGCTAGAATGCCCTCTTGTGTTAAAATTGAGAATTTAGCCTTTCAATGCTTTTTAGGTGTAAGTGACAGGATAAGTACAGACATTTGAAAGACAAAAATGGTTCTCAGTACTACATGAGTCTGGAGCACAGCATTCTGCCATTCATTTTGGCATACCCATGGAGAGAAATGCTGGCAAAATCTCAGAGTCGTCACTCATCTCTGCATGACTGTATCTCAGCTATGAAGTGTTAATTTCTCTAACTATGCTCCTGCTGATTAAATGTGCCCTACATAGCCCAGGTCAAGTCAcctgttaaaggcccagtgcagtcaaaaactggatttttctgtgttttatatacactaccagtcaaaagtttggacacacctactcattcaagggtttttctttatttttactatgttttacattgtagaataatagtgaatacatcaaaactatgaaataacacatatagaaacatgtagtaaccatcaaagtgttaaacaaatcaatatagattttatatttgagattcttcaaatagccaccctttgccttgatgacagctttggtaGTCATGCTGGAAgaagggtacagcctcagtgttcactgtaaatgcgcgccggaagttgcacaaaatTCCCACAACATTCAAGTTTCCACTCACAAGACCAAAGATTTGCTCAGTGCCCCAACAAATTATAGGGAACATTGGTCATAGGTACTATGCCTTTTGCGAACATTTTAGaaacattccaggtgacaacAAATGTGTTATGATAGATTTTGATCAAGAAATACTTAAGATTTGAATGTCGATTTCAGGCTCTGTAACATCCAAAACGGTTGTTTTTCCTCTCTAAAGTAATAGGGCTAATGGAAATGGAAATATTTTCAAAGTTATCGTTTTTGTATTCAGCCAAGCCTTTCTTTCGAAATGGCTATCCACGTTTTGACCTAAAATGTACCAATTTACAGACCTTTGCTAATTTGTTCAATCTCCCTAAAAAGCTTTTCCATTTCATGGAACATCCATAACGTCTCTTGTTTGCTTTATTTCTCCAACATGCCAATTTTATGAAGAGTTTGATTtttcacattcacattttctcatcTGAAGTGAATGTTCATGGGTCCCTTTTTATGTGTATGAATTATGGCTGTTCTCATGCTTTTAAAACATTGACTTTAATGTGCtttaaaatgtgtttttgttCCAAACGCTAGCCTATATCCGACACACGTGTTTCATACCTAAACATGCTATATCCAGGGCCATGtttttagagagttgggccattgaggtttctgcattatgattcatttacatgacactacaacattcaatggcagccatgttagcgaCCATTAACATTACATTGGGAATATTTAAATAATGCTATGTAACTGGATGTCTAGAATTATAACAATAGCCTATTCAACATTCTAAAAGTTGGCACAACTCTCTAAATAAATGGGTCTGGCTATATCCACTGTCCAGATGCATGGAACTTCCATATGGTTTTTGCAGCTGGCGCAAAAGTGAGTCATTTAGTTTATCGTTTCCATGATATTTATCTGTTCAGTCGTAAATTAGGTTTCGCTATAAATATTTTTTCCACACAGGAACGTAATCAGAACCATAGGTTATTTATTTAGAGTAACCCATGGCTTAGTTAGCCAGATGCGGTAATAGACAGCTGTCCCTCTCAGCTGTTCGCGTGCTGGCTACCTAGCGTTATGTTAGCTTTGAGCTCGAGTATCGTGGACCTTTTGGTTATGGATCCCTTCGACAgtttggagcctgtgatatctgtttcTGTTGGCCGAAAGAGGACACTTTCTAAACAAGCTCATGAAAAGGAGAGAGCCAAGATCCAGCGCCACTCAGGTGAAGGGAAACAATAATATGGCTgcaaacatatacagtgagggaaaaaagtatttgatcccctgctgattttgtacgtttgcccactgacaaagaaatgatcagtctataattttaatggtaggtttatttgaacagtgagagacagaataacaacaaaaaacacccccaaagcataatgtttccacctccatgtttgacggtggggatggtgtccttggggtcataggcagcattcttcctcctccaaacacggcgggttgagttgatgccaaagagctccattttggtctcatctgaccacaacactttcacccagttctcctttgaatcattcagatgttcattggtaaacttcagacgggcatgtatatgtgctttcttgagcagggggaccttgcgggcgctgcaggatttcagtccttcacggcgtagtgtgttaccaattgttttcttggtgactatgatctCAGCTGccctgagatcattgacaagatcctcccgtgtagttctgggctgattcctcaccgttcccatgatcattgcaactccgcgaggtgagatcttgcatggagccccaggccaagggagattgaccgtTCTTTTGTATTTctaccatttgcgaataatcgcaccaactgttgtcaccttctcaccaagctgcttggcgatggtcttgtaggccattccagccttgtgtaggtctacaatcttgtccctgacatccctggagagctctttggtcttggccatggtggagagtttggaatctgattgattgattgcttctgtggacaggtttcttttatacaggtaacaagctgagattaggagcactcccttttaagagtgtgctcctaatctcagctcgttacctgtataaaagacacctgggagccagaaatctttctgattgagagggggtcaaatacttatttccctcattaaaatgcaaatcaatttataacatttttgacatgcgtttttctggattttgttgttgttattctgtctcgcactgttcaaataaacctaccattaaaattatagactgataatttctttgtcagtgggcaaacgtacaaaatcagcaggagatcaaatactttttcccctcactgtaggcctaTGGAGGCTGCAAACAGCGGGCTGTGTCACTCCGACTATAAGAATCAATCAATCCTTGACCGGCAAATTCATTCCATCAGACTTTCCCCAATGTCCTTATTAGTCATTAAATCCTTCTCTAAAGTGTCTATAATCAAACTCAAAAAGCTGCCCTTGATTTATCCTAATTAAAAAACCTGTAAACACCccatatttgaagaatctcaaatctcaaatatattttgatttgtttaacacttttttggttacatgattccatatgtgttatttcatagttttgatgtcttcactattattctacaatgtagaaaatagtaaaaaataaagaaaaacccttgaatgtgtaggcgtgtccaaacttttgactggtaatgtactcGTTCATGAGAGAGGGGTCAtgatagtttgtaggccaaactggTCGGACGCTTTagacgttttcatgagaagatTAATTAGtattgggatgtctcatggtctgactaacacagctctagctctgccaccttttaCTGCAGATGTGGAAGGGCGATATCGggatttcctttatttttactattttttacattgtagaataacagtgaagacatcaaaactatgaaataacacatatgga containing:
- the LOC121550622 gene encoding ion channel TACAN-like; protein product: MRLSETHRLYKQKLEEVSKLQDSCSHAIARQRNKLKELIVSLGDWLYLSLVLGIVNVTLLNKHSKFTYKDEYEKFKLVLTVLLLFFSFTCRFVFSYRALDAHFNFLLVWYYCTLTIRESILISNGSRINGWWVFHHYVFCFLYGVMLTYPEGILYQMFRNQFLAYCLYQSFVQFLQYYYQSGCLYRLRALGESHNMDLPVGEREVTHCCFWQLYNVLTLFRMAQLPECRKWQVFMCGCSYLVLFMGNFSTTLGVVYHKYIHNIEKDNWTLCK